In Phragmites australis chromosome 24, lpPhrAust1.1, whole genome shotgun sequence, the following are encoded in one genomic region:
- the LOC133907438 gene encoding F-box/kelch-repeat protein SKIP30-like, translating into MIQSTMASTLLDGLPNEVALQCLARVPFLFHPKLQLVCCSWRASVCSGELLKVRNQIGVTEELLCVLAFEPENMWQLYDPLRDKWITLPVMPSQIRNIARFGVASVAGKLYVIGGGSDRVDPLTGDHDRIFASNEVWSFDPLNRVWAQRAPMLVARAMFACCALDGKIIVAGGFTNCRKSISKAEIYDPEADAWEPLPDLRQAHSSACSGLVIKGKMHVLHKGLPTVQILEDGGSYWAVEDFSWLQGPMAMVSGELYVLSNSCIMKQRGENFPDKMVSCASEFQSRIGFGMIGLGNSIYLVGGVIGPGPRNQCIKPLSDVDILNVTSERPTWRPGSPMTHCRGSISGCALLRI; encoded by the coding sequence ATGATTCAGAGCACAATGGCATCAACTTTACTTGATGGTCTCCCTAATGAAGTTGCTCTCCAGTGCCTTGCACGGGTCCCATTCTTATTCCATCCCAAGCTTCAGCTGGTTTGCTGCTCTTGGAGAGCTTCTGTTTGCAGTGGTGAGCTTCTCAAAGTTCGGAATCAGATTGGCGTGACAGAAGAACTGTTATGTGTGTTAGCATTTGAGCCTGAAAACATGTGGCAGCTTTATGATCCTCTACGAGATAAGTGGATAACTCTCCCTGTCATGCCGTCTCAGATTAGGAACATTGCTCGTTTTGGAGTGGCCTCAGTTGCTGGCAAGCTCTATGTTATTGGTGGTGGCAGTGATCGAGTTGATCCGCTTACTGGAGACCATGACAGGATCTTTGCAAGCAATGAGGTTTGGTCTTTTGATCCTCTCAACCGTGTGTGGGCCCAAAGGGCTCCAATGCTTGTAGCTCGAGCGATGTTTGCTTGCTGTGCATTGGATGGGAAAATAATCGTTGCAGGGGGCTTCACAAACTGCCGCAAATCGATATCAAAGGCTGAGATTTATGACCCTGAAGCTGATGCGTGGGAGCCTCTCCCTGACCTCCGTCAGGCACATAGCTCTGCCTGTTCTGGACTTGTCATCAAGGGCAAGATGCATGTATTGCATAAAGGTCTACCAACGGTGCAGATTCTGGAAGATGGTGGCAGTTATTGGGCTGTCGAGGATTTCTCTTGGCTGCAAGGCCCAATGGCAATGGTCAGTGGGGAGCTGTATGTGCTGAGCAACAGCTGTATCATGAAGCAGCGTGGGGAGAATTTCCCGGATAAGATGGTGTCTTGTGCGTCTGAATTCCAAAGCAGGATTGGTTTTGGGATGATTGGTCTGGGAAACAGCATATACTTGGTTGGGGGAGTGATTGGACCCGGGCCAAGAAATCAGTGCATCAAGCCACTGTCTGATGTTGATATTTTGAATGTCACAAGCGAGAGACCAACCTGGCGACCGGGATCACCAATGACGCATTGTCGAGGGAGCATATCAGGCTGCGCTTTGTTGAGGATTTAG